The Chitinivibrio alkaliphilus ACht1 genome includes the window ATGCCGATATGATCCAGCAGTAGGGCAGCTGCCAAGAGGAGGGCCGAGGGGTTGGCCAGGTCTTTTCCCGCAATATCCGGGGCAGAGCCGTGAACAGCCTCAAAAATGGCTGTATCAGCACCGATATTTGCACCGGGTGCCATGCCCAGTCCTCCCACGAGGCCTGCGCAGAGATCTGATATGATATCTCCCAGAAGATTCGTCGTTACGAGCATATCAAACTGCTCCGGTGCTTTCACAAGGTTCATGGCTGCTGCATCAACAATCATCTCTCCATACTCAAGGTCGGGAAACTCTTTCTTTACAGACCGTCCTACGGAAAGAAACAGACCGGAGGTTGATTTAAGAATATTGGCCTTATGCAGTAGGGTGAGACGTGTCCGCCCCATGGATCGTGCCAGTTGAAAGGCATAGCGGAGAAATTCCTCCGACCCTGCTCGGGTAATAACTGATTTTGCTTCTGCACGCGACCCATCGTCGCTCAGAAACTGCCCCTCCCCTGCATACATTCCCTCTGTGTTTTGGCGGAGGGTGATAAGGTCAATGGAATCATAGCGGGTTGAGATTCCCGGGTACGACCGTACGGGGCGTACATTTGCAAAGAGGTTGAAATGCTGTCGTAACTGTACGTTAACCGAGGTAAACCCCTCTCCCACGGGGGTTGTAATGGGGCCTTTGAGAGCAACTTTTGTTTCACCTATCGATTGTAATGTTTTTTCGGGAAGCAATGCCCCTTCTTCACGCAGCGCTGTTTCTCCGGCGGTACAGAAGGCGAATTCAAGGTCGCATTCAAGAGCAGAAAGTACACGGATGGTTGCATCGGTAATGGCCGGGCCGATACCATCTCCCGGTATTACGGTGATTTTCATAGGATGTCCTTTGTAAAACGATTTATCTTCTAATATAGTGTAGGTTGAGCATGAAAAGAAGGGCAAAAAAGCTCCTCGCGTCAAAGTTTTCCCAAGGATGAGCTCCGTGTACTATTTTATGGTACAGGTGGCATATGAAACGAACAAAAAAACAGATTGCCGAATATTATCGGAACATGACCATAGAAACTGCTTCCAAAAGAAAGCAGCTTGTTTTGTTGCATGAAAAACTGGGTAAACTGATTCGGCGCGCCGTAAGGGCAGAGAAGAAAGGGCGTATTCTTCGTCTAGAGCTTACCCAGGGCCAGAATATTATTTCTCAACTACAAATAGCCCTTCGGGAAGATGCCCGCGAAGCAGCAGAAAGCCTTTTTTTACTCTACGATTATATCTATACAAAATTGGAGAGTCAGTCCCCGGACGATTGGCACCAAGCCTTAGAGATAACAGACACTCTTACAGAAACCTTTCAGGAACTCTTAAAAAGAAAGTAACCCATGGCAAAATTATCAGATATGCTCTCACAAGATAGTGCACAGAAGCTTCAGGAGTATCAAAAAAAACAGGGGGGCGCACGGAAGAAGCACCGAAAACCCCCGCAGAAGGGCCGTGCTGTGCGAATTCCCGATTTTGTTTCCATTGATTTGGAAACAACAGGGTTAGATAAAAATCGAGATCGTATTACCGAGATTGGTCTGGTAAAATATGTGCAGGGAAGAGAGGTCGACTCCTTTTCCAGCTTGGTGAATCCCGGCATTCCTATTCCCCCGGATATTGTGGAACTTACGGGTATTACAGACACCATGGTTGCGCAGGCGCCGCCCTTTGCAGAGATTATGGATCAGGTCTATCGATTTATTGGTCGTATGGCCCTTTGTGCACATAAGGTTGACTTTGATTTTTATTTCTTAAATGAAGCGTTTCAGCGTAATGGGGGCAAACGGATTCGTAACTGGCGTATTGACACCTTGGCAACGGCGCGACTTCTTCTTGATCTTCATGAAGGGTATGCCCTAGGAAAGGTGGCGCGAGCCTTGGGTGTTTCCTTAGAGCATGCACACCGTGCGCTTGATGATGCTCGCGCCGGTGGTGAGGTTGCCCTTAAGCTACTTCCCATGATCGATGATATTCCCGTAGAAACACGGGTAAAACTTGCTCGGTTTGCCCCTTTTTCCTTTGTGAAAAAGATGCTGGAGTATTCTGTACAGGGCTATGGTGCAGAGAAGAGCATGCAGTTGCAAAGAAAGAAATTTGTGGTTTCTCCTCGGGCGCAGGGAGATCCGGCGGAACTGGTTTCTCCCCAAGAAGTGGCCGAGCTACTCCAGGAGAAGAGCCCCTTGGCAGAAAAAATCCCCGGTTTCTATTCTCGACCTGCTCAGCAGGAGTATGCCCAGGAGATTGCCAAAAGTCTCAATACTGGCGGGGTTGCTGTTATGGAGGCGGGTACGGGCACGGGAAAAACCCTTGGGTATCTTGTTCCTGCGGCTCTTTGGGCTTTTCGTCGCGGTGCATGTGTTATGATTTCCACAAATACCAAGAATTTACAGGAACAACTCATCCAGCGGGAGCTCCCCAAGGTTGCAACACTGTTGGGAGATACCTTTTCCTACACCCTGTTGAAGGGGAAGGGTAATTATGTTTGTATCAAGGCATGGAATAGCTTTGTATCCGGCGAGACGGGGTCCCTTGCCCCCCATGAAAGAGATGCCGTACTTCCCCTTATAAAGTGGATGGATGAGACCGAGACTGGAGATATTGAAGAACAGAGCTTTTTCAACCATCACCGAATGACTCATATTTGGCAATTAATCTCTGCGGAAAATCGTAGTTGTGCAGGTTGCCCCTCCTATGATGCTTGTTTTATGCAGCAGGCACGTCTTCGGGCGGCACACTCCCATGTGGTGGTAATTAATCATGCTCTTTTTTATCATGATGTTATGGCACACTCATCTTTTACAGATGGGGCAGATGCTCTTATTTTCGATGAGGCCCATCAATTGGTGCCCACGGGGTATCACTCCCTTGTTACGGAAATTGACAGCCGGCGAACTGCTGCGTTAGTAGAGTATTTGCAAGAGATTGTAAACACTTTGAAGGGATATAAGACTGATGGGGTCGGTCGTTCCTTTGAAGAGCGATTTTCAGCCTTGACTCGGGCCGTAAAGGCCTTACGTAAAAATAGTACCAATTTTCTCAGTGAGGTGTCACTCTGGCTTCGCAAAAATCGTTCCCATGCAGATGATATGAGTCGGGGTATTCTTCAGATACGGTATGAGCCTGCAACCTTTGCTCGGTGCGAAGCAGGGGCGGGGCTTATCCTTGCCCTTACGGAGAGTATTCACTGTGTGGAGTCCTTTGTCCGCTCAGGAATACCTGCTTTGGAACGGGGTATTGCCCTGAATGAACTGCGTGTTGGGCTTGATCGTCTTCGCCAGTATCGAGCAGATGTGCACTATTTGGCCTCGGCTGATACGGCGGGCCATCTTTTTTGGGCGCAGGGGCCGGAAGACGGTAAGTGGGTAAAACTGACTGGTACGCCCTTGGCGGTTGACTCCTTCTTAGGAGATTTCTGGAAGCACTTTGCTGGGCCAGTGGTGTGTACGTCGGCCACCCTCTCTCCCGATACAACCTTGGACTACTTCGTACACCGTGCGGGCCTGGCAGAGTATACACCGAAAATACAACGGTATGAATCCCATTTTGCACCAGAGTCAATTCTCCCCCTCGTGGTGAAAGACGCCGTGGATGTGCGTGATACCTCTTCCGTTGACTATATTCTGACGGTGCTTGCCGATATTAAAGAAAATACCGGGAAAAACACGGTGGTTTTGTTTACCAATAATGCCCTTCTTGAAGATGTATATCATCTGTTTATCCAACGGTATCCGCAGTATAAGGGGGCTGTTTTTGCTCAGCGTATCAGTGGAAATCGAACATGGATACAGAATCAAATGGAGGAAGTAGAAGGGGCTATTCTTTTGGGATCGGGAGCATTCTGGGAGGGCATTGATATTCCCGGTGCCGCCTGTGAAATTGTGGTGATACCGAAACTTCCCTTTCCCGTTCCAACGCACCCCATTGTACGGGCTATCTCCGATGATATCGATCAACGTGGGGGGAACGGCTTTATGGACTATTACGTACAAGAGGCGGTCTTGCGGTTTCGCCAAGGCATGGGACGACTCTTACGCCATCGGGATGATCGCGGGGTTTTTCTGGTGCTGGATAGTCGTATGATTCAGAAGGGCTATGGGAAGCGGTTTTTGAGGGTTAGTCCGGTTGATTTTATGGAGATAGAAAGCAACGCCGTATCACAGGAGATTTCCCGATTTCTTCGGGAAGAATGATCCTCTTTTATTTCAACGGGGCTGCTGATCGGACACATCGAAGAGTACCGAAAAAAATAGCCCGTGCGGTGGATCAAGGGGCGGCCTTGTTTTGTGCGGCTCTCCCCCAATCTACGGGCATTTACAGTGGTTTTACCGTGGATGAATCATACTACTCCTATCTGGGCGATCAAGGGCTTGCTCCGGCTCGTTTAACCATGCGTACAGAGGGGTATCAACACGGGGATGCGTGGTCAATGAATGGGTCGGGGCGCCGGTTTTTGACACAGCATACTCTATCCTATGCAGCCCCCCCCGTGGAATGTGTACATTGGTGCAATTCCCGCGTGTTTGCCCACGAGGTTCAGAGGCGACACCGCTTGGGAGTTCCCGGAAGCAGGCCCATCTCCTCTTTAGAAGAGTTTCGTACTGCGTGGAGATCTGCCCCGTCGTGTGTCCTTAAGCCTAACCACGGCAATGCGGGGGGACATTTCTTTACACTGACAGCTCATACCCCGGCAGTATCAGTGGAAGGGCCTCTTGAAGCAGCCCTGGCACGGGGAGAATGTTTTTTCTTTGAGCCATGGAAGAATATTGTCTGTGATATTGCAACAAAACTATCCATCAGCTCTGTCGGTGCTGTAGAGATTCATGGACATCATCGAAATTGGTGCAATCGCAATGGGGCCTTTTATGCTAACAGCATTTCGGCTGATGATACCACCATTGCGGCGTGGAAACCGCCCCTTGATGATATGGCCCGATCTGTGGGGGGCGAGCTCTTTGCAGCGGGATATTTTGGCCCCGTAGGCATCGATTCATTTCTGTATGAAGAAGGGGGGAGTCTTCGTGCAGCCTTTGCCATTGATATCAACGCTCGGCATACAATTAGTACGATTTCCTATGGTATTCGTGAAAAACGGGCGGGGGCTCGTGCTGTGCTGTATCGCTTTATTGCAAAACGACGACATCGTCTTCCCGATACATATACAGCCCTTCAGTCATGCCTTCGTGCGGGGTTTGCTCCTTGGGAGATGCCCCTCCTTACCACACCGCTTCGCATGTATTCACCCGACGGAGGATGGGTTCAGCCGGCACGGTCAGCGTTTTATCTTGAAGGAGAGTCTCAGGATGAGCTTCTGGAGAAGGATGAACGCCTGCGGCGGTGTATTCTTAAATAGGCCGAGATTAGAAGTCCTGGAATAAAATAGAGCTGAATTCTCTGCATGTATCGAGAAAAAGGAATGATGGAGGCATCATTCCTTTTTTGAGAAAGTACATTTTATACGAATTCTCTTACAGCTCTTCTTCTGCGCGATCCCTTCGTGAAAAACGGGTGATATTGAAATGATAGAGCAAACGAACCGCACCGTGGCCAATATTTTCTGTTACGGTACGATCAACTTGGTTTTCGTCACCCATGCCGGTCTGGCTTTCTCCGCGATATTCAAGCTTTCCTCCGGTTCGATAGGTTACTTCAAGGGCGACCCCGTGGGATTGACAGTCACCGAAAAACATCTCTCCCCCAATACCCCAAGAGGTATTCCATACAACATGGTTGTATTCAACAGGATCCATCTCCACGAGATCAACCCGCTGCAACCCTACCCCCCAAAGAGCATAGGGGGCAATCGGCCAGGAAGTTGGAATTGTATACGTAGCATACAACTCCCCCCATTCCCGTTCCCGATCATAGGTGCTTCCCGCACCTATGGTGGCGGCAAAATTATCTCCGATCCAGACTCTCCCGGAAGCCCCGAAGCCATCAATTCCCACACGTGTTCCAATGCCCACATCAAAGGACGCCTGGTCCTCTGAAGCAAAGAGTAGCCCTGCTAAAAGTACTATAAAACAGACTGTTTTTTTCATAATTATCTCCCCTCTTCAACTTCATAATCAACGAGCTCTTTGATCCAGACAATGGCACCATTTGCCCTGGTAATATTTTGTATATACCCCACCCCTGGAGCATAATACAGAGTCTCCTCAACCGTAGACGCATCTGCAAAAGACCCTGCCCCTTGCGTGTCACGGGAACGAAGATGAGTTCTTGATGGAGATCGGTGTATTCCTGAGAAAGATCTCGTATGTGATACGGTATACCTCTTTACGAGCTT containing:
- a CDS encoding isocitrate dehydrogenase; protein product: MKITVIPGDGIGPAITDATIRVLSALECDLEFAFCTAGETALREEGALLPEKTLQSIGETKVALKGPITTPVGEGFTSVNVQLRQHFNLFANVRPVRSYPGISTRYDSIDLITLRQNTEGMYAGEGQFLSDDGSRAEAKSVITRAGSEEFLRYAFQLARSMGRTRLTLLHKANILKSTSGLFLSVGRSVKKEFPDLEYGEMIVDAAAMNLVKAPEQFDMLVTTNLLGDIISDLCAGLVGGLGMAPGANIGADTAIFEAVHGSAPDIAGKDLANPSALLLAAALLLDHIGMPHQAIRIRRAIEETTSQASTRTVDLGGTLGTQAYTDLLISYIHNQK
- a CDS encoding flagellar protein FliS; protein product: MKRTKKQIAEYYRNMTIETASKRKQLVLLHEKLGKLIRRAVRAEKKGRILRLELTQGQNIISQLQIALREDAREAAESLFLLYDYIYTKLESQSPDDWHQALEITDTLTETFQELLKRK
- a CDS encoding helicase C-terminal domain-containing protein; protein product: MAKLSDMLSQDSAQKLQEYQKKQGGARKKHRKPPQKGRAVRIPDFVSIDLETTGLDKNRDRITEIGLVKYVQGREVDSFSSLVNPGIPIPPDIVELTGITDTMVAQAPPFAEIMDQVYRFIGRMALCAHKVDFDFYFLNEAFQRNGGKRIRNWRIDTLATARLLLDLHEGYALGKVARALGVSLEHAHRALDDARAGGEVALKLLPMIDDIPVETRVKLARFAPFSFVKKMLEYSVQGYGAEKSMQLQRKKFVVSPRAQGDPAELVSPQEVAELLQEKSPLAEKIPGFYSRPAQQEYAQEIAKSLNTGGVAVMEAGTGTGKTLGYLVPAALWAFRRGACVMISTNTKNLQEQLIQRELPKVATLLGDTFSYTLLKGKGNYVCIKAWNSFVSGETGSLAPHERDAVLPLIKWMDETETGDIEEQSFFNHHRMTHIWQLISAENRSCAGCPSYDACFMQQARLRAAHSHVVVINHALFYHDVMAHSSFTDGADALIFDEAHQLVPTGYHSLVTEIDSRRTAALVEYLQEIVNTLKGYKTDGVGRSFEERFSALTRAVKALRKNSTNFLSEVSLWLRKNRSHADDMSRGILQIRYEPATFARCEAGAGLILALTESIHCVESFVRSGIPALERGIALNELRVGLDRLRQYRADVHYLASADTAGHLFWAQGPEDGKWVKLTGTPLAVDSFLGDFWKHFAGPVVCTSATLSPDTTLDYFVHRAGLAEYTPKIQRYESHFAPESILPLVVKDAVDVRDTSSVDYILTVLADIKENTGKNTVVLFTNNALLEDVYHLFIQRYPQYKGAVFAQRISGNRTWIQNQMEEVEGAILLGSGAFWEGIDIPGAACEIVVIPKLPFPVPTHPIVRAISDDIDQRGGNGFMDYYVQEAVLRFRQGMGRLLRHRDDRGVFLVLDSRMIQKGYGKRFLRVSPVDFMEIESNAVSQEISRFLREE